GAACTTTCCACAAGGGAATTCCAAATCCTCAAGTATTTCTGGCAGCGCCGTGGCGAAGTTGTATTACGCGAAGACTTGTTGCAAGATCTTTGGGGCTACACGCCGGATAACATGCCCTCCACACGCACGATTGACAACCATATCGTGAACTTGAGGCGCAAACTCGAAGACGACCAGGCAAATCCAAAAATTATCCTTTCTATCCGTGGAGCAGGCTACAAGTTCGATGCGTAATCTTGGGCTAAAAGAAAACATATTCAAGGCGTGGATTCTTACAATCCTCGCCCTCTGTTCGCTGTTTTCTAGCCAAGCGCTCGCAAGCAAGATGGCTTCGCAACTCCAGGAAGCCATCTACCTCTTCGAGATGAAAGGGGATGTCGATGACGCCATAAGGCTGCTCGAAAAGATATCCCGACAGGGCGATGCCGATGACAAGGAATTTGCCTTTTTCTATCTCGGCAAAATTTACGATTTAGGGAGCAACAAGGCTCAGGCAAACCATTTTTATAGCCGAAGCCAGGCGTTTACCCAGAATACAAGCAAATCTTATTGGCTCGCCCAACGCGACGCAGCCACGAGTTTTGCCCCGGAAAGGCTCCTGCAAAAGACCATTCCGCTCCGCAGCCCCATCCGTAAATTCTTCGATGGAAAAAATGCCAACATCCTTTTCGAGAACGGTCATATCGCCAAAATCGAAAGCGGTATGATTATCGAAATCGCCTCAAAGCTCAACGAAAACGAGCACCTGCTGCAAATCAATGCCGACGGGATGTGGTTCCAGAATCCGACTCGTGATTCGCTCTTTTACAAGCCACACAACGCTCCTAATCAAGAAGTTTCTTTCGAAGTCAAGAATATTTCCCAATTTACAGCCACAAGCAATAACGCCATCGCCATCACAGACAAGGGCTTTTCCATAATCGACCGCAAAGGTTCTATCGTCAAGGGAAACACCGATTACGCCTCTTGCCAGCTCATAAACGATCAATTTATCAACGACAACTTTATTTTCAACTGCCCCGATAACGCACTCCACTTTGTTTCTGCAAGTACCGCCACAGAAACGTTTACGATTGCCCTATACGACATCATCCAAAAAGTATTCGTCTTCAAAAACCTCATATACCTAGTTTCCGGGAACGAACTGTTCTGCTATTCGCTGCAAAACACAAAGAACCCGCTCTGGAAAGTTGCCATCGGAAATATCGAAAGCCTCCAGAATTTTGAAAACAACATAGTCACGCTAGAAGCTTCTGGAAAAATTACCCTGTACAACAGAACGACAGGCGCCATTCTTTCAAGCGTCCGGGCTAACGCTTCAAACATATACACACTCGCACAAGGCACCCTCGGACTGTTTTCAAACGAAGGTTCCGTCATTACCGTCGATACTTTGCTCCGCCCGCTATGGGGGTTCAATTTTGCCAAAGCCCCCATGACTCAGCCCGTCGCCAAAAGACGTTTTATATACGTTCCTTTCGACAACAAAAAAATCTACGCCATCGACGCCCATTATTACGGTCAACGCCCACTATTCTCAAGCAAGCTTGCTTCACAGGCTGTACACTTAGCCAAGAGAAATCGTTGGGATAACATTTCCCCCATTCTCGATTCCATCATCAAGAACGAGCCAGGCAATGCCGAAGCACATTTCCTCAAGGCGTTTAACCTCGAGCGGAAAAAGTCGTCCGAAAAAGACCGACAGAAAGCATGGGCAGAAGCCGTAAGGCTATCTACAGGCAGCCCACAAATTGCTCGAATCGTCTTAAAGTATTACCGAAAAGTCATCGGAGCCACATTTGCAAGCCAACTCAGCGTTTCCCCGAAAACGCTATACCCTCAATTACTGGGTTCTAAAAAGAACATCTACACGGTAGACCCCGCCACCGAGCAGCTAATCTGCATCAATGCCGAAACAGGCGAACAGCGCTGGAGCAAGTACATCGGTAAAATCGGTAACGCCCCCGTCATCCAATCCGACGAGAATTCCATCGTGATATCAACGGGCTACCAGATGAACATTTACGACATGAACAAGGATTCGTTCAACAAGCCATTACAGCTGCCCGGCAAGGCTTTTAACTTTACCATAAGCGGGGACTACATTTACGCAGCCACTTGGAACGGATTCTTGCTCAAAATTTCCCGTAACACCAACAGCATTGTCTGGTCGCGCAAAGTTTATTCCATGCCATTCCATGTTGTCAAGCTCAACCGTACGTTACAACTTTGCAACCTTGATGGGGAACTGACTCGCCTCAATGACGATAATGGGCTTACCATAGATAATACTACAAACAAAATCCAGGTCAATATCACCGCCATGGAAGGTATCGATTCGACATTGGTTCTCGTTTCCAGCACAAACAAGCTATTCCTGCAGAATACAAAGCGCAAGGAATTCAGCCCCATACAAGTGCTCATGGAATATCCGATTATCTCGATGCAGGTGCTACGCGACCAAAACGAGGACAAAATCATCATCTCGCTTGCAGACCAGTCGATTCTCCTTTATTCGAACATCGGGACTCCTCTTTGGAAATTCCAAGGGAAAAAATCCATTTTCTCCAAGCCTTTTATCTACGATGGAAAAGCGTGGATTGACCAGGGTAGCGAACTTATCGCCATATCTATCAAAACTGGCAAGATCGTAAAGACATTCAACACGCCAGGCGGCGCGGGTACCCCCTTCATTTTGAACCACGCCTTGTTTACAGCCTCCCCCAAGCACGTTCTTTACGCGTTCCCCCTCTAACTTGGAGTATGGTAAACTAAATTTTAGTGGTCATTTTTGCAAAATCTCACTACATTTAGCAAGTTCGTTTTTGCAGGATAACCATGACCGCTAATTTCAAAAAAATAGTGTCTCTAGGCAGCCTTTCCATAATGGCCGCCTTTTGGGCTACAGGTTGCAAAGACGACGTTTCAAAGACAGTCAAGACAAAGTTATCCGATTACCCCAGAAACGAAACTCTCTACGTAGGTGGTTTTGACTGGGCACCCCCAACGACGTTCAACCCGCTCGATCCAGACCCGAATTTCCCAGCGGATGGCAACATCAGACTCATGTACGAGTCGCTCCTCGCCTATAACCAGCTCACAGGGAATCTGGATCCGATGCTTGCCGATTCGTACAGCCAGACGGACTCGACCATTACCGTGCATCTGGACACAAGGGCAAAGTGGAATAACGGAGAAAAGGTCACCGTCGAGGATGTCGTTTACTCCTTCAAA
This is a stretch of genomic DNA from Fibrobacter sp. UWB13. It encodes these proteins:
- a CDS encoding PQQ-binding-like beta-propeller repeat protein, with translation MRNLGLKENIFKAWILTILALCSLFSSQALASKMASQLQEAIYLFEMKGDVDDAIRLLEKISRQGDADDKEFAFFYLGKIYDLGSNKAQANHFYSRSQAFTQNTSKSYWLAQRDAATSFAPERLLQKTIPLRSPIRKFFDGKNANILFENGHIAKIESGMIIEIASKLNENEHLLQINADGMWFQNPTRDSLFYKPHNAPNQEVSFEVKNISQFTATSNNAIAITDKGFSIIDRKGSIVKGNTDYASCQLINDQFINDNFIFNCPDNALHFVSASTATETFTIALYDIIQKVFVFKNLIYLVSGNELFCYSLQNTKNPLWKVAIGNIESLQNFENNIVTLEASGKITLYNRTTGAILSSVRANASNIYTLAQGTLGLFSNEGSVITVDTLLRPLWGFNFAKAPMTQPVAKRRFIYVPFDNKKIYAIDAHYYGQRPLFSSKLASQAVHLAKRNRWDNISPILDSIIKNEPGNAEAHFLKAFNLERKKSSEKDRQKAWAEAVRLSTGSPQIARIVLKYYRKVIGATFASQLSVSPKTLYPQLLGSKKNIYTVDPATEQLICINAETGEQRWSKYIGKIGNAPVIQSDENSIVISTGYQMNIYDMNKDSFNKPLQLPGKAFNFTISGDYIYAATWNGFLLKISRNTNSIVWSRKVYSMPFHVVKLNRTLQLCNLDGELTRLNDDNGLTIDNTTNKIQVNITAMEGIDSTLVLVSSTNKLFLQNTKRKEFSPIQVLMEYPIISMQVLRDQNEDKIIISLADQSILLYSNIGTPLWKFQGKKSIFSKPFIYDGKAWIDQGSELIAISIKTGKIVKTFNTPGGAGTPFILNHALFTASPKHVLYAFPL